The Candidatus Bathyarchaeota archaeon DNA segment CGAATTATATTTATAACTTACTAGTACATTAATGTACATAATATGTGGGAAGTTGTATCGGAAAGGTTAAGGGAATATCCGGAAAGATTGACCGTAGCAAGAATAATAATTGAGAACGGTTTAAGCATAAGAGATGGTAAAATTTATTGTAACGAAATAGAGATACCACCAATTCGAGTAGCCAGAGTTACAAAACTAGATCGACGGACAGTGTCATGGGCAATTAAGATGATTGAGGATGATGAATATTTACAAAAGCTATTTAGCAATATAAGATCTGCTGGCCATTCTTTGAAAGATGTTGCAAAACACCTTAACTTCGGTGTTGTTGAGATTACGCCAATTGATGCTAGGACTCCAGGAATATTATCTAAAGCATCTACTTTGATAGCTCAAAAAGGAATAAGCATTCGTCAAGCCATAGTAGATGACCCAGAATTATCTCCAGAAC contains these protein-coding regions:
- a CDS encoding amino acid-binding protein, producing the protein MWEVVSERLREYPERLTVARIIIENGLSIRDGKIYCNEIEIPPIRVARVTKLDRRTVSWAIKMIEDDEYLQKLFSNIRSAGHSLKDVAKHLNFGVVEITPIDARTPGILSKASTLIAQKGISIRQAIVDDPELSPEPKLTFITEERMPPELIPEILKINGVEKVSIY